From the Motacilla alba alba isolate MOTALB_02 chromosome 1, Motacilla_alba_V1.0_pri, whole genome shotgun sequence genome, the window TAGTACCATGAGGATTTACAGCCCTGTGCATGTTATTTGTTACATTGTTTTATGGGTACGTAAAATGTATAAATTTCCACATAATTACACCATCTGTATCGATATATGCGTGTTTATAGCCCTTATTCTTTATTCCCTATACTTACCTGTTTAGAAGCGAAAAGCTAGGGGTAAGTTTTGCCTGCATGTACATCATGTGAAAGGCTTTTGTAAATGGACTATAGTAACAGAGACTTTCAATCTTGTTCTCTAAACACCCTCAAGAGatggaggagctggcagagcatggTATTTCCTTACCTTACAATATGCAAGGACTGACAGATGAGCAGATTGAAGAGCTGAAGTTAAAGGATGAGTGGGCAGAGAAGTGTGTCCCAAGTGGTGGAAGTGTCTTCAGGAAGGATGAAATGGGGCGAAGAAATGGATTTGGTAAGTCAAATGTCaatgctttttccttctcttcagaCACAGACAATCCGTAATATAATAGGGAGCAACAAATCCCTAATTCTGCAATGGGGTAGCCAGACTGTAAGTTCCACACACAGGAATTCAGTCTTGGGTTAGAATCTGGGGTAATGCTGATTAACAAGCCTGAAGAGCAGTATCTCTTTTCAGCACATAAACAATCCCCAGGAGCAAGTTTGACTGTTCCAGCTCAGTTTACTCTCCCCATTTGTAGATGTACGCTTGAGAACTGGGTTTTTCCAGGGACTCCAAGATACATTAACAGGTTGCTTTTCTAATAGttctccttttttctcattGACTGGGATTCAGATTCACTGAGCATGTTTTTGTAAGTGGGAGTTTAGCCTTGTGATATTGACAAAGTTAGGAGATTGAACAGTGTGTACATGTAAGCCAAACCAAGTGCCATCAAATGATGCACCAGGGTGGGACATAAGCTGGGAATGAGTATGCTTTagctggatttttgtttttgaggACAGGCTTTTTATAGCAATTGAAATAGATAACCGTGATAATGAAGTGTACAGTGTATTTGCGAAACTGTCTTTGTTGTTAGGTTGAGATTTTAATTAGAAAAGACAAGTCAGAGAGCTGCAAGCTGTTATGCCCAGTTAAAGCATGTCTGCCAGTACAGCCCACAGTAGTCCATCAGGGAAGGAGCCTTGGATTGTTGTGGAGGGTATGGGATTATGATTGTTGCTTTCTACTGAGGACCTTTGTCCCAAATGAAGTTCCAGATCATAgaatcacggaatcacagaatagtttgggttggaaaggaacttaaagctcatccacttgcactcccctgccatgggcaagggcgccttccactagaccacattgctccaagccccgtccagcctggcctggaacacttccagggatggggcaaatGCCAGTCACATGTCTTTGGGAAAAGTCAGTTTGTTTGTCCcatgaaaaatactgtttatttcTTAAGTTAGTAAGAAATACAGGAATGAACTATGTAACTCCTGCTTTATGATATAATACTGTTTCATTTGCTCACAGTGGAGTCTGGACAGGGTATGTGCTTGGTTTCTTTTCAGTAAGCATAGACTGTGAGATGTGTCTCTTACTTTTAGctccaaatgaaaaaatgcagcaaattaTAAAGAAGACAATAGAAGAAGCCAAGGCATTAATCTCTAAGGTAAGTTCCCTCAAGTGATGTGTGGGGCTTTCCTAATAAGTGCTATGGAGTTGGGCAtcttaaataaaatcagagctTTTTCAATGCAAGGGCTGACAGTTGTTGAGAAATGCCATGAAGTGATGTGAATAGTCTAATAAAACTTGACATTTTggttaatgtttttctttaaagcttttGGCAGGTGGTTCAACAGGTTAAGGAATCAGGTACTAAACTCTAAGGGAATGCTGGCAGCCGATCCCATGTGGAACGATTAAATCACATTCAGCTTTATCCTTGCAATTTGCTATTGATGTATTCTTTGGGTGAATGCCTGTCGTGCTTTCTGGTGAAAAATTAACTGTGTTCTGTGCTGTTCTCAGAGTTAATGAAGTCTTTTCACTTTTATGTgtaattaattgaaaaatgtgTTCTAATCTCTTGgatcatcacagaatcacagatggtttggtttgggagagaccttaaagctcatccagtcccaccccactgccatgggcagggagggataccttccactagcccaggttgctgaGAGCTCaatccagcctggtcttgaatgcttccaggcaTGGGCAGGGGTTAGGCTTGGTTTGGCAAGCACTTGCACTcatgctcagtgctgctgagagagagagagagagagagagtgtgtgtgtgtgtgtgtgtgtgtgtgtgtgtgtgtgtgtgtgtgtgtgtgtgtgtgtgtgtgtgtgtgtgtgttcaaaGACAAGCACAAGGCTTGTCCTGAGGGCATGGTGCTCTCAGGCATTCAAATTCACATTGCCGAATCTGTAGGTGCTCTGTGTGGTGTTTCAGCTTTTGTATGACTTTGAAACACAAATTTAGTAATATTTATGAAAGGAGTTAAGGATAGTTTGGGAagtggtttgtttggtttgccACTTTATAAtgacaaagaagaagaaacatgCCTATGTATTTGGGGTTGTACTGGCCGGTTAACCAGATCAAGAACGTCCACAAGGAGGCAACATTGCCTTACCTTAGTACTTAAGAAACTGTTAAATCTGCAGGAAAGACCTTTATCTCTTTTCTCCCAGGTGCGTCATGTTTCTCCTTTATCCTTGCAATAGGGTCTGGAATTATCTCAAGTCTTACAGTGGTCTGCATGAGCTGTGCAGCTTGCCAAGCTTTACACTTCTGCTCACAtgtgctctatttttttttctgaagttttaaaccccttctccatccctcacTTGAATTTTGCTGGCTTGAATCACGTTCATGAATCCCAAGTGCTTGGAGCCAAAGCACCCCTGTCTGGTATTTGTGGTCACATGTGTCCTGGTTTGAGTCCTGTGTTCACGGGTAGTTGTCTCCTGCACAGTTCAGTGAAGATCtccctttcttgttttctcccCCACCCCACGTAAGCAGGCTAAACAGAGGGGCTAAACGTGAGAGATGTACTCCCAAGTCAGTATTCCAGTGAGGAAATTCACACTCCTAAAATCTTCGTGCAGCCAGTTAGCTCTGCTCAGATAGCCCATCACTTAACCTTTGAATTGGCCACTCTTTCTGCAGGTTTGCTTGCATTGCCAATGATCCCTGTCTGTATTTCAGAAACAAGTTCAGGCCAATGTGTGTGTTAATATGGAGACGGTGAAAGACGCCTTGGAGCAGCTCCGAGGGGCTGTCATGATTGTGTATCCAATGGGATTGCCTCCACATGATCCAATTAGGATGGAGTTCGAAGATAAAGAAGACTTGTCGGGAACTCATGTATGCAGTAATGTATTCCCATTGTATGTAGTCCTGGGTTAAACATAGCCTATGCTGTTCTTCTTCTTATCAGTGAAAGTTGTTTTCACCTCCAGTATGGAGAATTTATTGCCCAAAGTGTTTATATTAGATCAGGATTGCAtggaatataaataaaaatgctacaGATTAGTATGAGGAGAAAGATGTAGAAGTAGAGTGTAAAATTACACTTCATGTTAGGAATtctagaaagattttttttcctgaaaaaaatctgtttttgaaaaaaaaaaccaacaataaCAAGAAACAACACCCTCCAACTCTTCACCTTGTTTATTTTGTCACAGGCTGGAACTGAAGTTATAAAAGAATCAGAAGCACAGTTATGGTGGGCAGGAAAGCAGTTAGAAGAAACAAAGTTGCTCTCTGACTATGTaggcaaaaatgagaaaacaaccATCATTGTCAAGATTCAGAAAGTGAGTATTGCTGGGAGATGGCTCTACAAGTTCCTCACCCTTGGTTGTCTGTTCTCTGTGGAAGAGAACTATCCATAGGAGTATAAAATGGATTAGATTAGTTCCAGCTTGAGCATTTTAAAACTGTGCATCTGTTTTAAGGTTTGAATGGATTATACTCTGAGTTTTTCTTCAGTAATCCTTTAGCCTGTCAGTTACATACCGTAGTTGATATTTCTTGCTCCTTAGTGTTTTTGTGAAGTACAACAAAGAGGTATTTAAAGGGGAAATACAAACTGGCAAGTTTTATGGCAAATCTTGCCACCTGCAGTGGGTTCTGCGGTGCATCCCTGAGAGGTAAGTCAGGTGATTTAGGGGATTTATTTAGAATACCAGATTTGGTTTCTCTTTCCTCTCAGGGTCACTGGGAAATGGTGTGGCATCTCAATAGCCACTGAAGTGTAGGCTCCCAGGAATGCTGTCTGTTTAATTACTTGAAGGACTTGCTCAGAGAGCAAGAGCAGTACAGGGGTTCCTCTCTGCCCAAACTGCCTCAGACGCCGTTTGTTCTTGAGAGCATCCACCATCTCCACGCAAGATGCTGTGCTTACAGTTGCTGGCAGCatgtgtttgctgctttgtcCATCATTACTTCCAGGGGCACAGTGGCCTGGAtaagaaatttccttttatttatagTGGTTTGTACTCCCTTATTTCCCTCCCTGCTTTACTGAATCCTTTGCCATCCTGTGTCTATATTAGTAGGGGAGCTAAAGAGATATCTAGAGTGATCTTAAAACAGATTTATTATATCCTTTTAAGTGGAAATTTATGTAAAATAGACTTAATCCTATTTGCATCTTCCATTGATGTCCACAGAATTGACAGCATGATTCAGatacagagatgaaaaaataaacctcaCTTGAAAAAATAACCCTGGGGGACTGGGCACAAGGGGGAAAggtttcccactgccagagggcaggggtggatgggatattgggaaagaattgttccctgtgagggtgctgaggccctggcacagggtgcccagagaagctatggctgtctcatccctggaagtgtccaaggccaggttggatggggcttggagcaacctggtctagtggaaagtgtccctgcccacggaaGAGGGATGGAATTAAATGATCttcagggtcccttccaacccaaaccattctgtggttttatgaatgcagccacagtttctcagcatttcttttcctgtcctgAGGGACCTTATTAAATTTGAGCAATCCAGTTGTCTGAAGAAAGGTTTTTGAGGTCTTTGTATAGCAGCTTCTCCTTGGTATCACAAATGCCATCAGCAACATTTACAATTTCCCTTCCAGAAAGGACAAGGAGCTCCGGGGCGGGAGCCTGTGATCAGCCATGAGGAGCAAAAAGAGATGATGCTGTACTACTACaggaagcaggaggagctgaaggTAAGTGTTCCTTTGGTGCCcgagagctgggctgctccagcagagctcaggctgcGTCCCTCactgcctccctcccctctctgccACAGAAactggaggaggaggacgacGACTCGTTTCTAAATGCTGAGTGGGCAGACAACCATGCTCTGAAAAGGCAATTTCACGGTGTAAAAGACATCAAATGGGGTCCAagatgaagctctgcaaacccCTTCTTAAGCTGCTTGGTTGATGCTCTTGTTTGAAGCAGGGAGTTGTGTTGTGTGTGGTAGATTCTTCAGATAGCAGCTGAAATTGTCACTTCTGTGGCCTTAGATGTTCAATAAATGTTCATATTTCtctgtgactgcagcagcactttCCTCTGCAAAGAAATGAACAGATTCTCTTGACGTTTGGTATTTTATTAGAAACTTGTAATTTGGGTATGGAAATGTCAATCTGTTTCATAGGTAAGAGATGTAGTAAATATGCACTGGAATGTTTGGTGTTGTTCAGAGTGGTCTTTATACTCTCTTCTCATTCTTGCATTGCTATGAGATGGTGTGCTCTGgagaaagtaatttattttataggaAATCAGTTTCACCTGACTAATCCAGGGAGAATTAAGGTTTTTTTATGTGCTTGTTCACATTTCAACATAGCTATTTCCAAACTGTCATTTTGAGATGAGTTAACCTCTTAATAATC encodes:
- the CFAP298 gene encoding cilia- and flagella-associated protein 298, translating into MVRLHVKRGGESQFLLEAPGSARLAELAPLAARIHNGRLKVQRLCSEMEELAEHGISLPYNMQGLTDEQIEELKLKDEWAEKCVPSGGSVFRKDEMGRRNGFAPNEKMQQIIKKTIEEAKALISKKQVQANVCVNMETVKDALEQLRGAVMIVYPMGLPPHDPIRMEFEDKEDLSGTHAGTEVIKESEAQLWWAGKQLEETKLLSDYVGKNEKTTIIVKIQKKGQGAPGREPVISHEEQKEMMLYYYRKQEELKKLEEEDDDSFLNAEWADNHALKRQFHGVKDIKWGPR